Genomic segment of Paenalkalicoccus suaedae:
AACGCAAGGGGTTGAAGGATTAAAACGAAGAAGAACGAATGAGGCGTACTCTGTTCAATTTAAAGTGGATACGATACAATTTATGCTTGAGACAGGTGCTTCTTTTCAGGAAACTGCTGAACAATTTAGATTGAATAATCCTGCTTTAATTTACAGTTGGATGAAAACATTTAATGAACAAGGATTAGGAGGCCTGAAACCAAGATCAAAGGAGCGACCTTCTATGTCTAAAAACAGTAATAAATCAAAGGGAAAAGAAGAGAAGAAGTTAACACGTGAAGACGAACTAGAACGCGAGAATGAACTGTTGCGGCTAGAAAATGCCTACCTAAAAAAGTTGAGAGCTTTTCGAGAGAATCCGAATGCCTTCCACGAAAAGCACAAGCAACAGTGGCGTTCGAACTCAAAGAAGAAGGATACCGATTAAAAGATATTCTAGTTATTGTAGGTATTCCAGAATCAACCTACCACTATCATGTGAAAAACTTTGGGAAAGAAGATCCGGATAGAGAACTAAAAGAAGTCATTACTGAGCTGTTTAAGGCGTTTCATGAACGTTATGGTTATAAACGCATTACCAAGGAATTAAAGAAATCAGCCTGGTGTATTAATCACAAAAAAGTGTATCGACTTATGAGGGAATTAGGGTTAAAATGCGTAAAGTTTATGAGGAAGTCTCGTAGATACAATTCTTATAAGGGTAAGGTTGGAAAGGTAGCGAAGAATCGACTGTCCCGCCGATTTAGCACGCCTATTCCTTTTCAGAAATTAGTAACCGACATTACAGAATTCAAATGTCTAGGAGAAGAGAAATTGTACTTAAATCCACTCCTTGATCTTTACAATGGGGAAATTATCGCGTTTGGTATCAAGAAACGTCCAACATTAGATCTTGTCATGGAACCTTTAAAAGAAACAATAGAAGTACTAGGAGCTCAGGCAACCTATCGTACGACTATCCACTCCGATCAAGGCTGGCATTATCAGCACAACCAATGGGTGAGGACATTAAAAGAAAATAAAGTATTTCAAAGCATGTCACGTAAAGCAACCTGCGCAGACAATGCTTCAATAGAGAATTTCTTTGGTATATTAAAACAAGAAATGTATTATGGAGAAAAATTAGTGAGCTACGAAGAATTAAAAAGGCAGATTGAAGAATATATTTACTGGTACAACCATATACGATCAAAAGAAAAATTGGCTGGTTTTAGTCCAGTCGAATACCGAACACAAACCAGCCAATTAGCTGCATAATAAAAACTCTAACTTTTAGGGGTAGCCACCAATAGGCTCTTTTTTATTCTATTTCATCATCTAAATCCTTCATAAGTAAGGAAAGACGAAATTCATTGATATGAGTGAGCGTTGATACGCTCCTAATTGGGATTTGAACCTTGTCTAAAAGCGGAGATATCCATGCCTCTGATCTAGGGTCTTGAATAATGACTTCTCTAGGAAGTTGCCCATTCTTTATACACCAATTAGCAAACATGTGTTGAAGTTTTTTGGGTCCAGCTTTCCGGGTACTAATATCGTGCTCAATAATCTCTCCTGATTCGTGATCGATTATAACTGTAAATACAGGGAATACAGCGTCGAACCCTTCCTGTAACGGAGTATGATGATAAAACATCTCGACTTGCACAGACTCATTTGCTCGAGGAAATTTTTTCAACCGTTGTAAATGCACTTCATTAATATATAATGGACTAGCTTCCTCGTAAGCAATCTCCCCACGCCATTTCTCATCTAGCTCTCGTAACGAATAAAAGGGTTCTTCTCCTGACACAAACCACTTACCATCTCTATTTTTAGAAACGATCGGAACGTACTGGCTGCTTTTAATTTGTTTACCTAACTGCATGAGGGCTTCCAAAATAGCACATAGA
This window contains:
- a CDS encoding helix-turn-helix domain-containing protein, with product MAKYSEEFKMKLVSEYLNGNLGYKLLAKKYNMPSRTPLQNWVRSYKTQGVEGLKRRRTNEAYSVQFKVDTIQFMLETGASFQETAEQFRLNNPALIYSWMKTFNEQGLGGLKPRSKERPSMSKNSNKSKGKEEKKLTREDELERENELLRLENAYLKKLRAFRENPNAFHEKHKQQWRSNSKKKDTD
- a CDS encoding IS3 family transposase, which translates into the protein MAFELKEEGYRLKDILVIVGIPESTYHYHVKNFGKEDPDRELKEVITELFKAFHERYGYKRITKELKKSAWCINHKKVYRLMRELGLKCVKFMRKSRRYNSYKGKVGKVAKNRLSRRFSTPIPFQKLVTDITEFKCLGEEKLYLNPLLDLYNGEIIAFGIKKRPTLDLVMEPLKETIEVLGAQATYRTTIHSDQGWHYQHNQWVRTLKENKVFQSMSRKATCADNASIENFFGILKQEMYYGEKLVSYEELKRQIEEYIYWYNHIRSKEKLAGFSPVEYRTQTSQLAA